Proteins co-encoded in one Garra rufa chromosome 7, GarRuf1.0, whole genome shotgun sequence genomic window:
- the LOC141337966 gene encoding NACHT, LRR and PYD domains-containing protein 3-like, producing the protein MTIRKEDKYFNAVYKKDTRTNTRAHLQGSSGVHASVDQGCFSSKRDLECKIITFLKDELNKFMKILQKEHTQDFVKDFNENRRRIKEAALDLTLHFLREMKQDGAANNLEDELFFIHQLKSSLKKKYQCVFEGIAKQGDSTLLNNIYTDLYVTQGGSEQVNTEHEVRQIEVASRRHESQEIQVECKNLFEAPEQDKKIRTVLTKGVAGIGKSVSVQKFILDWAEGKENQDIGFIFPLPFREMNLKEKEPQSLIDLITQFFPETKGLNLARRNQLKFLFILDGLDEFRLPLNFDGNERWSDVSAAASLDVLLTNLIKGNLLPSALIWITTRPAAASKIPPDCIDRLTEIRGFNDAQKEEYFKKRFTDENQARDIIAQIKQSKSLFIMCHIPVFCWISATVLQNISEQKKNNDVRSNQTDDASNTLQESNTEDTPKTLTQMYTRFLHFQILQSRRKYDGKYAADVSWDKDTTLSLGKLAFQQLEKNNVIFYDTDLEACGIDVYKASVYSGMCTQIFKEEKGIVLGTMYCFVHLSIQEFIAALYAHLFLDINKKNVFDQDSTEQETKHETLIDLLKTAVDKALKSDNGHLDLFLRFLLGLSLQSNRLLFRGMLTQQDDNDQSKKEIVQYIKQKLEANLSMERSINLFYCLNELNDQTLVKEIQTYLSKGSLSSTDLSPAQWSALAFVLLTSEEELEKFELQKFKKSDECLIRLSAVIKTSKRALLNDCDLTDKSCLALATVLGSDTNLKELNMNNNNLQDSGVKLLCTGLKNIQCKLEILRLSNCHISEESYKALASALRSNPSHLIELDLTGNDHGQSGVEQLSDLLQDPNCQLKTLRFLGPDADEACQYVTRVVGKHPLFLRELNLSGHKLGDRRVNQIAALLQDKHCQLNTLILCICSITEEQCFILTSALKSNPSHLRELDLSGNELEDTGVNHLCEVLRDSHCKLERLRLCYITDEGCSVLSSALKSNPSHLRELNLSMNEIGNSGLETLSDLLMNPQCKLEKLELRYCDMTDEDCSALTSALKSNPSHLRELDLSLNELGDSGFKNISDLLMNPQCKLTKLLLRCCDVTDEGCSALTSALKSNPSHLRELDLSMNTLGGYGVENICHLLMNPQCKLEKLYLRGCSITEEQCLILISALKSNPSHLRELDLSMNKIKNTGVNHLCDVLKDCKLERLSLNDCAITDVSSLTQSLTNTTALQFLKGLDLKNNKIQDSEKQLIGVLRVSNCDLRM; encoded by the exons atgaccataCGAAAGGAGGacaaatatttcaatgctgtgtataAGAAGGACACTAGGACAA ATACCAGAGCACACCTCCAGGGGTCTAGTGGAGTCCATGCCTCAGTGGATCAGGGCTGTTTTAGCAGCAAAAGG GATCTTGAGTGCAAAATAATCACATTTCTAAAGGACGAGCTCAACAAGTTTATGAAAATTTTACAAAAAGAGCACACACAAGACTTTGTAAAGGACTTTAATGAGAATAGACGCCGTATCAAAGAAGCAGCTCTTGATCTCACACTCCACTTCCTGAGAGAGATGAAGCAAGATGGAGCTGCCAATAATCTAGAAG atgagtTGTTCTTCATTCATCAGCTAAAATCTAGCCTGAAGAAGAAATATCAATGTGTGTTTGAAGGAATTGCAAAACAAGGTGACTCGACGCTTCTGAATAACATCTACACAGATCTTTATGTCACGCAGGGTGGTAGTGAACAGGTCAATACTGAACATGAAGTCAGACAGATTGAAGTCGCTTCCAGGCGTCATGAATCACAGGAGATACAGGTTGAATGCAAAAATTTGTTTGAAGCACCTGAACAAGACAAGAAGATTAGAACTGTTCTGACAAAAGGTGTCGCTGGCATTGGAAAATCtgtctctgtgcaaaagtttatTCTGGATTGGGCTGAAGGAAAAGAAAATCAAGACATTGGCTTCATATTTCCTCTTCCATTCAGAGAGATGAACTTAAAGGAGAAAGAACCACAAAGTTTGATAGACCTTATAACCCAGTTTTTCCCAGAGACAAAAGGACTGAACCTTGCAAGAAGAAATCAGTTAAAATTCCTGTTCATCCTTGATGGATTGGATGAATTTCGTCTTCCTCTAAACTTTGATGGTAATGAGAGGTGGAGTGATGTGTCAGCAGCAGCCTCTCTGGATGTTCTCCTGACAAATCTCATTAAGGGAAATCTGCTcccttctgctctcatctggatcaccaccagaccagcagctgccagtaagattcctcctgactgtatcgaccggctgacagagatacgaggattcaatgatgcACAAAAGGAGGAGTACTTCAAAAAAAGATTCACAGATGAGAATCAGGCCAGAGACATCATTGCACAAATTAAACAATCAAAGAGCCTCTTTAtaatgtgccacatcccagtcttctgctggatttcagccactgTTCTCCAGAACATTTCggagcagaaaaaaaataatgatgtGAGAAGCAATCAGACTGATGATGCCTCCAACACACTGCAGGAATCAAATACTGAAGACACTCCCAAGactctgacacaaatgtacacacGTTTTCTCCACTTTCAGATCCTGCAGAGCAGAAGAAAGTATGATGGAAAATATGCAGCAGATGTTTCCTGGGATAAAGACACTACACTTTCCCTGGGGAAACTGGCATTTCAACAGCTGGAAAAAAACAATGTGATATTCTATGACACAGATCTGGAAGCCTGTGGTATTGACGTCTATAAGGCATCAGTGTATTCAGGCATGTGTACTcagatctttaaggaggaaaaagggattgttcttggtaccatgtactgctttgttcacttgagcattcaagagTTCATTGCAGCCCTTTATGCACATTTGTTTCTAGACATcaacaaaaaaaatgtgtttgatCAAGACTCTACAGAACAGGAAACCAAACATGAAACCTTGATTGATTTGCtcaagactgcagtggacaaggcacTCAAAAGTGATAATGGACACCTGGACCTTTTCCTTCGCTTCCTTCTCGGTTTGTCACTCCAGTCCAATCGGCTGCTCTTTCGAGGTATGTTGACACAGCAAGATGACAATGACCAGAGCAAAAAGGAAATAGTTCAGTATATTAAGCAGAAATTAGAAGCTAATCTGTCCATGgagagatccatcaatctgttttactgtctgaatgaactgaatgaTCAGACTCTGGTGAAAGAGATTCAGACGTACCTCAGCAAAGGAAGTCTCTCATCTACTGACCTTTCACCTGCCCAGTGGTctgctttggcctttgtgttATTGACATCAGAGGAGGAGCTGGAGAAGTTCGAGcttcagaaattcaagaaatcagaCGAGTGTCTCATAAGATTATCAGCGGTCATCAAAACCTCCAAAAGAGCTCT atTAAATGATTGTGATTTAACAGACAAAAGCTGTTTAGCTTTGGCTACAGTTCTTGGATCAGATACTAATCTGAAAGAGctgaacatgaacaataataatctgcaggattcaggagtaAAGCTGCTTTGTACTGGACTGAAGAATATACAGTGTAAATTGGAGATACTTAG ACTTTCAAACTGCCATATCTCTGAAGAaagttataaagctctggcttcagctctgagatcaaacccttcacacctgatagagctggatctcacaggaaatgatcatGGACAATCAGGAGTGGAACAGCTCAgtgatttactacaggatccaaactgtcaactgaAGACACTGAG ATTTTTGGGTCCTGATGCAGATGAAGCCTGTCAGTATGTGACTAGAGTTGTGGGTAAACACCCATTATTCCTGAGAGAGCTGAATCTAAGTGGGCATAAACTAGGAGACCGACGAGTGAATCAGATCGCTGCTCTACTGCAAgataaacactgtcaactcaacacactgat TCTGTGTATTTGCAGTATTACAGAAGAACAGTGTTTCattctgacttcagctctgaaatcaaacccatcacacctgagagagcttgACCTCAGTGGGAACGAACTGGAAGACACAGGAGTGAATCACTTATGTGAAGTATTGagggattcacactgtaaactggagagattgag ATTATGTTACATaacagatgaaggttgttctgTACTGagttcagctctgaaatcaaacccatcacacctgagagagctgaacCTGAGTATGAATGAAATAGGAAACTCTGGACTTGAAaccctcagtgatctactgatgaacccacaatgcaAACTGGaaaaactaga GTTAAGATACTGTGATATGACAGATGAAGATTGTTCtgctctgacttcagctctgaaatcaaacccatcacacctgagagagctggacctaaGTTTGAatgaactaggagactctggattTAAAAAcatcagtgatctactgatgaacccacaatgcaAGTTGACAAAACTACT GTTGAGATGTTGTGATGTGACCGATGAAGGTTGTTCAGCTCTgacttcagctttgaaatcaaacccatcacacctgagagaactggacctgagtaTGAATACATTAGGAGGCTATGGAGTTGAAAACATCTGtcatctactgatgaacccacaatgcaAGCTGGAAAAACTATA TCTGCgtggatgcagtattacagaggaaCAATGTCTCATCCTGatttcagctctgaaatcaaacccatcacacctgagagagctggacctgagtatgaataaaataaaaaacacagggGTGAATCACTTATGTGATGTACTAAAGGACTGTAAACTGGaaagattgag TCTGAATGACTGtgccattacagatgtttcttctttaactcaGTCTTTGACAAACACAACAGCACTGCAGTTTTTAAAAGGGCTTGAtctgaaaaacaataaaatacaagACTCAGAGAAGCAGCTAATTGGCGTGCTGCGAGTCTCAAACTGTGATCTGAG AATGTAG